GATTTTATTAATGGGCTCAGTGGTATCAGCTGATTACCAAACTGAAGTACAAGAACTTCTAAACAAGTTTGTTGTTAGCATTGATAAAGACCCCAAACAATATTCTATTATTGTTGAAGAGAATGAAAAAATTAATGCCTATGCAAGTATGGGCAAAAAAATTGTCGTCTACACAGGACTTATCAAAGAGCTAGAAAATGAATCAGCACTTGCAATGGTGGTTGCTCATGAGCTTGGACACATAGAAGAGCGTCATATGATCAATGGTATGGCAAGGCAAGGGTTCTTCGCTATCTTGCGTCGTTTGTTTAGCAGTAAACCTAAT
The genomic region above belongs to Cyanobacteriota bacterium and contains:
- a CDS encoding M48 family metallopeptidase, yielding MNRLFLISLILLMGSVVSADYQTEVQELLNKFVVSIDKDPKQYSIIVEENEKINAYASMGKKIVVYTGLIKELENESALAMVVAHELGHIEERHMINGMARQGFFAILRRLFSSKPNALQVYDGVTYMGGLHYSRGAEKEADVFAIDLMNKLYCNESGKLEFFEKNSANQKATKIDEYFSTHPLSSTRLEYLNTLIIEAGCIV